A stretch of the Chanos chanos chromosome 1, fChaCha1.1, whole genome shotgun sequence genome encodes the following:
- the glt8d2 gene encoding glycosyltransferase 8 domain-containing protein 2: MALLRKLNRVLMMVLVLMVFTLLYSKLFKSQSTAKLSKTRKDPGHGAKVAHEEKSEMEDAIPVVICASEERIGGTMATINSVHSNTRASVFFYIVTLRDAIKQIRQYIGKTKLKNIKYKILEFNPMVLKGKVKPDTSRPDLLHPLNFVRFYLPLLAINHNRIIYLDDDVIVQGDIQELYNIKLKPGHAAAFASDCDLPSTHDMVRSIGMQTTYMGFLDYRKQEVRNLGINPSDCSFNPGVFVADIAEWKRQKITKQLEKWMMENFKENLYSSAMAGGVATPPMLIVFHDKYTTIDPTWNVRHLGWSPDARYAESVLKEAHLLHWNGRFKPWDYPCVHLDRWEKWFIPDPTGRFSLVRPEG; the protein is encoded by the exons ATGGCTCTACtaagaaaat TAAATCGTGTCCTCATGATGGTGCTGGTCCTGATGGTTTTTACTCTTCTTTACAGCAAGTTGTTCAAATCGCAATCCACGGCCAAACTTTCAA AGACAAGAAAAGACCCAGGGCATGGTGCTAAGGTAGCTCATGAAGAGAAGTCTGAAATGGAAGATGCCATCCCTGTCGTCATCTGTGCATCGGAAGAGCGCATTGGGGGCACCATGGCAACTATTAACAGTGTTCATAGCAACACGCGTGCAAGTGTGTTCTTCTACATTGTCACGCTGCGAGATGCCATCAAACAGATCAG GCAATACATAGggaaaaccaaactgaaaaacatcaaATATAAAATCCTGGAGTTCAACCCTATGGTTTTAAAAGGCAAAGTGAAACCAGACACCTCCCGTCCTGATCTGCTACaccct CTCAATTTTGTGCGGTTCTACCTTCCACTGCTTGCCATCAATCATAACAGAATCATTTACCTAGATGATGATGTTATTGTGCAAG GGGACATTCAGGAGTTGTACAACATTAAGCTTAAGCCTGGCCACGCAGCTGCCTTTGCCTCCGACTGTGACCTGCCCTCCACCCACGACATGGTGCGCAGCATTGGCATGCAG ACAACATATATGGGCTTCCTGGATTACCGGAAACAGGAGGTGAGAAACCTTGGAATAAACCCAAGTGACTGCTCCTTCAACCCTGGGGTCTTCGTTGCTGACATCGCTGAGTGGAAACGACAGAAAATTACCAAACAGCTGGAGAAATGGATGATGGAGAACTTCAA GGAAAATCTGTATAGCAGTGCTATGGCTGGGGGCGTGGCCACCCCTCCCATGCTGATTGTGTTCCATGACAAATACACTACCATTGACCCCACGTGGAATGTCAGACATCTGG GATGGAGTCCTGATGCCCGCTATGCTGAATCTGTCCTGAAGGAGGCACACCTGCTGCATTGGAATGGCCGGTTTAAGCCCTGGGACTATCCCTGTGTGCATCTTGACCGATGGGAAAAATGGTTCATCCCAGACCCCACGGGCAGGTTTTCACTGGTACGGCCCGAAGGCTGA